A genomic stretch from Ictalurus punctatus breed USDA103 chromosome 2, Coco_2.0, whole genome shotgun sequence includes:
- the cacng1b gene encoding voltage-dependent calcium channel gamma-1 subunit — MLKDKKTKVKITFLVIVVGISSMLAAVVTDHWAVLSPRVEKLNTTCEAAHFGLWKLCKKSIFIVEEDPQGKGCGPISLPGVKNCSYFKHFTSGEEAEVFEVKTQKEYNITAAAIAIFSLAFMTLGSLCLLGAFGNSRDYLLRPAGMFFAFAGLCIVISVEVMRQSVKRMIDSDETIWIEYYYSWSFACACAAFILLFLSGITLLIISMPHMPRNPWETCMDAEPEPMD; from the exons ATGCTGAAGGACAAGAAGACCAAAGTGAAGATCACCTTCTTGGTCATCGTTGTGGGCATCTCATCCATGCTTGCAGCCGTAGTGACAGATCATTGGGCTGTGCTGAGCCCCAGAGTAGAAAAACTTAACACCACCTGTGAGGCAGCCCACTTTGGGCTTTGGAAGCTCTGCAAGAAGAGCATCTTCATTGTGGAGGAAGACCCTCAGGGCAAAGGCTGTGGCCCCATCAGCCTGCCTGGAG TCAAGAACTGCTCCTACTTCAAACACTTTACGTCAGGGGAGGAGGCTGAAGTTTTCGAAGTCAAGACTCAAAAAG AGTACAACATCACAGCCGCTGCTATAGCCATCTTCAGCCTGGCCTTCATGACACTGGGCAGTCTGTGTCTCCTAGGGGCCTTTGGAAATAGCAGAGACTACCTACTAAGACCGGCTGGCATGTTCTTCGCGTTTGCAG GTCTCTGCATAGTCATTTCAGTGGAGGTCATGAGACAGTCTGTCAAACGCATGATTGACAGCGATGAAACCATCTGGATCGAGTACTACTACTCGTGGTCCTTTGCATGCGCCTGCGCTGCCTTCATCCTGTTGTTCCTCAGCGGGATCACCCTGCTGATCATCTCCATGCCTCACATGCCACGGAACCCGTGGGAGACCTGCATGGACGCTGAACCTGAGCCCATGGACTAG